One stretch of Pigmentiphaga aceris DNA includes these proteins:
- a CDS encoding formyltransferase family protein codes for MKVLLCTKRDLVGNMMLNQLLPILAPVHQVDVLLANRVRPETDSVAELGWMKAFEQDLPNRLLFPLLDASPQADATQLSFRGLSARYSVPIQEHGHIASADLTRAVQEAAPDLIVSFQFGFIFKPEALDVPRLGALNLHSGALPERAGVNPTFWCMKDGDTHAACSLHWIDRGIDTGPIVTVRRMELDYNKSFFMNWLANYANGAEMIAETVMALGDGQKLPAIPQDKANTRYVPKPTSADFEAFRASGRRLIDSTDYLDLLGRYLPS; via the coding sequence GTGAAAGTCCTGCTTTGCACCAAGCGTGATCTGGTCGGCAACATGATGTTGAACCAGTTGCTGCCTATTCTTGCGCCGGTCCATCAAGTCGACGTATTGCTCGCCAATCGCGTTCGCCCTGAAACCGACTCCGTGGCGGAGCTTGGCTGGATGAAGGCATTCGAGCAGGATCTGCCGAATCGTCTGTTGTTCCCCTTGCTCGACGCATCGCCGCAAGCCGATGCCACGCAGCTGTCGTTTCGTGGCCTCAGCGCCCGATACAGTGTTCCGATCCAGGAACACGGCCACATTGCCAGTGCCGATCTGACCCGTGCGGTGCAGGAAGCCGCACCTGATCTGATCGTGTCCTTCCAGTTCGGTTTCATCTTCAAGCCCGAGGCGCTCGATGTGCCGCGCCTGGGTGCACTCAATCTGCATTCCGGCGCGCTGCCCGAACGTGCGGGCGTCAATCCCACCTTCTGGTGCATGAAAGACGGCGATACGCACGCCGCCTGCTCCTTGCACTGGATCGACCGTGGCATCGACACCGGCCCGATCGTGACCGTGCGCCGCATGGAACTCGACTACAACAAGTCGTTCTTCATGAACTGGCTTGCCAACTACGCCAACGGCGCGGAAATGATTGCCGAGACCGTCATGGCGCTTGGCGATGGTCAGAAGTTGCCTGCCATTCCGCAGGACAAGGCCAATACCCGTTACGTGCCCAAACCCACGTCGGCCGATTTCGAAGCGTTCCGCGCAAGCGGACGACGCTTGATCGACTCCACCGATTATCTCGACCTGCTTGGTCGTTACCTACCTAGTTGA
- the ettA gene encoding energy-dependent translational throttle protein EttA, with protein sequence MAQFVFSMHRVGKTVPPKRQILRDISLSFFPGAKIGVLGLNGSGKSTLLKIMAGVDKDIEGEATPMPNLHIGYLPQEPQLNPAHTVREAVEEGLGAVFAAKKRLDEVYALYAEPDADFDALATEQGELEAIIAAGSSGNDVEHQLEIAADSLRLPPWDAIIGNLSGGEKRRVALCQLLLSKPDMLLLDEPTNHLDAESVDWLEQFLQKFPGTVVAVTHDRYFLDNAAEWILELDRGHGIPWKGNYSSWLEQKDARLVQEEASESARQKTIKKELEWVRQNPKARQAKSKSRIARFEELSSHEYQRRNETSEIFIPVADRLGNEVIEFKNVSKAYGDRLLIDDLSFKIPPGAIVGIIGPNGAGKSTLFRMIAGQEKPDSGEVVLGSTVKTAYVEQTRDALEDDKTVFDVISDGADMLTVGRFEMPARAYLGRFNFKGGDQGKFVGKLSGGERGRLHLAKTLIAGGNVLMLDEPSNDIDVETLRALEDALLEFAGSVLVISHDRWFLDRIATHILSFEGDSKVTFFDGNYQEYEADKKRRLGEEGAKPKRLRYKPLK encoded by the coding sequence ATGGCCCAATTCGTATTCTCCATGCACCGCGTCGGCAAGACGGTTCCGCCGAAGCGGCAGATTCTGCGCGACATTTCGCTGTCATTCTTCCCCGGTGCCAAGATCGGCGTGCTGGGCCTGAACGGCTCCGGCAAGTCCACGCTGCTGAAGATCATGGCGGGTGTGGACAAGGACATCGAGGGCGAAGCCACGCCGATGCCCAACCTGCACATCGGTTATCTGCCGCAAGAACCGCAACTGAACCCCGCGCATACCGTGCGCGAAGCAGTCGAAGAAGGTCTGGGTGCCGTGTTCGCCGCCAAGAAGCGTCTGGACGAGGTCTATGCGCTGTACGCCGAGCCGGACGCCGACTTCGACGCGCTGGCCACCGAACAAGGTGAACTGGAAGCCATCATCGCGGCCGGTAGCTCGGGCAATGATGTGGAACACCAGCTTGAAATCGCGGCCGACTCGCTGCGCCTGCCGCCCTGGGACGCCATCATCGGCAACCTGTCCGGTGGTGAAAAGCGCCGCGTGGCGCTGTGCCAGCTGCTGCTGTCCAAGCCCGACATGCTGCTGCTCGATGAGCCGACCAATCACCTGGATGCGGAAAGCGTCGATTGGCTTGAGCAATTCCTGCAGAAGTTCCCGGGCACCGTGGTGGCCGTGACCCACGATCGCTACTTCCTGGACAACGCTGCCGAGTGGATTCTGGAACTGGATCGCGGCCACGGTATTCCGTGGAAGGGCAACTACAGCTCGTGGCTGGAACAGAAGGATGCGCGTCTGGTGCAGGAAGAGGCGTCTGAGTCTGCCCGCCAGAAGACCATCAAGAAGGAACTGGAGTGGGTGCGCCAGAACCCCAAGGCGCGTCAGGCCAAGTCGAAGTCGCGTATTGCGCGCTTCGAGGAACTCAGCTCGCACGAATATCAGCGCCGCAACGAAACCTCGGAAATCTTCATCCCCGTGGCCGATCGCCTGGGCAATGAAGTGATCGAGTTCAAGAATGTCAGCAAGGCCTACGGCGATCGTCTGCTGATCGATGACCTGAGCTTCAAGATTCCGCCGGGTGCCATCGTTGGCATCATCGGCCCCAACGGTGCCGGTAAGTCGACGCTGTTCCGCATGATCGCTGGTCAGGAAAAACCCGATAGCGGTGAAGTCGTGCTGGGTTCGACCGTGAAGACCGCCTACGTCGAACAGACGCGTGACGCGTTGGAAGATGACAAGACGGTGTTCGACGTCATCTCCGACGGTGCCGACATGCTGACGGTGGGTCGCTTCGAGATGCCGGCGCGTGCCTATCTGGGTCGCTTCAACTTCAAGGGCGGCGATCAGGGCAAGTTCGTGGGCAAGCTGTCGGGTGGTGAGCGTGGCCGTCTGCACCTGGCCAAGACGCTGATCGCGGGCGGCAACGTGCTGATGCTGGACGAGCCGTCCAACGACATCGACGTGGAAACCCTGCGTGCGCTGGAAGACGCCTTGCTGGAATTCGCCGGCAGCGTGTTGGTGATCAGCCACGATCGCTGGTTCCTGGATCGGATCGCCACCCACATTCTGTCGTTTGAAGGCGACTCGAAGGTGACCTTCTTCGACGGTAACTACCAGGAATACGAAGCTGACAAAAAGCGTCGCCTGGGCGAAGAGGGCGCGAAACCCAAGCGCCTGCGCTACAAACCCCTGAAGTAA
- a CDS encoding thymidylate synthase: MKQYLDLVQNVFDNGSWQDNRTGIRTLSLPGAMMRFDLQQGFPAVTTKKLAFKSAVGEMVGFLRASRSAAEFRALGCKVWDQNANENQQWLANPYRLGEDDLGPVYGVQWRNWPAYKVVSASDQAQIDNALAHGYSLITVFDEGKGEGQQALLYKAVDQLRQCLDTIMKDPGSRRILFHGWNWAQLEEMALPPCHLLYQFLVNKAKGEISLCLYIRSNDIGLGTPFNLTEGAALLHLVGRLTGYTPRWFTYFIGDVHIYENHVDMLQEQLKREPFEAPKLVLSDRIPDFAKTGKYEPEWLEKVEPSDFTLEGYQHHAHLTAPMAV, encoded by the coding sequence GTGAAACAGTACCTCGACCTCGTTCAGAACGTTTTTGACAACGGGAGTTGGCAAGACAACCGCACCGGCATTCGAACGCTCAGCCTGCCGGGTGCCATGATGCGTTTTGACCTGCAGCAAGGTTTCCCCGCCGTCACCACCAAAAAGCTGGCCTTCAAATCGGCCGTGGGTGAAATGGTGGGTTTCCTGCGCGCCAGCCGCAGCGCTGCCGAGTTCCGCGCCCTGGGGTGCAAGGTCTGGGACCAGAACGCCAACGAGAACCAGCAATGGCTGGCCAACCCGTACCGCCTGGGTGAAGACGACCTGGGCCCGGTCTACGGCGTGCAATGGCGCAACTGGCCCGCGTACAAGGTCGTGTCGGCGTCTGATCAGGCGCAGATCGACAACGCGCTGGCACACGGATACAGCTTGATCACCGTGTTCGACGAAGGCAAGGGCGAAGGTCAGCAAGCGCTGTTGTACAAGGCGGTGGACCAGCTTCGTCAGTGTCTGGACACCATCATGAAAGACCCCGGCAGCCGCCGCATTCTGTTCCACGGCTGGAACTGGGCGCAGCTGGAAGAAATGGCCTTGCCGCCCTGCCATCTGCTGTATCAGTTCCTGGTGAACAAGGCCAAGGGCGAGATTTCGCTGTGCCTGTATATCCGCAGCAATGACATCGGCTTGGGCACGCCCTTCAATTTGACTGAGGGTGCAGCCCTGCTGCATCTGGTTGGCCGACTGACGGGTTACACGCCACGGTGGTTCACGTATTTCATCGGTGACGTGCACATCTACGAAAACCACGTGGACATGCTGCAGGAACAGTTGAAGCGCGAGCCTTTCGAGGCACCGAAGCTGGTGCTGTCGGACCGCATTCCCGACTTTGCCAAGACTGGCAAGTACGAACCGGAATGGCTGGAAAAAGTGGAGCCCAGCGACTTCACGCTGGAAGGCTATCAACACCATGCGCATCTGACGGCACCGATGGCGGTGTGA
- a CDS encoding quinone oxidoreductase family protein, which yields MAEAITLTRTGDARVLELVQVNEVAPGPGEVWLEQQAIGVNYLDATQRSGAVPVPLPNGLGLEAAGRVAAIGQGVDNVAVGDRVAYALGPLGSYASGRLYPAARLIKLPDDISADDAAAVIFKGITAQYLIKSTYPVGPGTAVVLYGAGGAVGQLLASWARHLGASVIGVVSKQASVERALAAGCSAALVWGECDLPAEVARLTDGRKADVVYDGIGRTTFSTSLDCLRSRGTMVSMGASSGTPLPVEVGTLNAKGSLFLTRPGLAAHATDIAEYRSRALDVFDAVSQGIITPKVWKTFALADAASAHEALENGSSAGAILLKP from the coding sequence ATGGCAGAAGCGATCACCCTCACCAGAACCGGCGACGCCCGTGTGCTTGAACTGGTGCAGGTCAACGAAGTGGCCCCTGGCCCTGGCGAAGTCTGGCTTGAACAGCAGGCAATCGGCGTCAATTATCTCGACGCAACGCAGCGTAGCGGTGCAGTCCCGGTTCCGCTGCCCAACGGGCTAGGCCTGGAAGCAGCCGGACGCGTTGCCGCCATCGGACAGGGCGTGGACAACGTGGCGGTCGGTGACCGTGTGGCCTACGCACTGGGTCCGCTTGGCAGTTATGCCAGCGGTCGCCTGTACCCCGCCGCACGCCTGATCAAGCTGCCAGACGACATCAGCGCCGATGACGCTGCCGCCGTGATCTTCAAAGGCATCACCGCGCAATACTTGATCAAGAGCACTTACCCGGTCGGCCCGGGCACAGCAGTTGTGCTGTACGGCGCTGGCGGTGCGGTGGGTCAGTTGCTGGCATCGTGGGCACGCCATCTGGGCGCAAGCGTCATTGGCGTGGTGTCGAAGCAGGCAAGTGTCGAACGCGCGCTGGCAGCAGGTTGCAGTGCGGCGCTGGTATGGGGCGAATGTGACCTGCCTGCAGAGGTGGCTCGCCTGACAGACGGACGCAAGGCCGACGTGGTCTATGACGGCATCGGGCGCACCACGTTTTCGACCTCACTGGACTGCTTGCGATCGCGCGGCACGATGGTGTCGATGGGGGCGTCGAGCGGTACACCGCTGCCGGTGGAAGTCGGCACACTCAACGCCAAAGGCTCGCTGTTCCTGACTCGCCCTGGCCTTGCCGCGCACGCAACCGACATTGCCGAATACCGCAGCCGGGCGCTCGACGTATTCGATGCGGTCAGCCAAGGCATCATCACGCCCAAGGTGTGGAAAACCTTCGCGCTGGCTGACGCAGCGTCTGCACACGAGGCGCTGGAAAACGGCTCGTCGGCAGGTGCCATCTTGTTGAAACCCTGA
- a CDS encoding LysR family transcriptional regulator has product MIELDNARIDELAALLAVAREGSFVAAGRALERHASIVSKRIAALEQRLGVRLIERTTRRVRLTETGSRLADKLRAAGTLILDAEQEASQGAAELRGKLRIAFPTAMGRQWLAPLLPTFMKRYPALQVEVNYSERYIDLVAEGYDAAVRIGVLRDSRLVARKLGDHQRILCASPDYLEQYGVPTTPADLAQHNCLEFQGFASYPEWHLSNGERTESVTARGSLRSNDNMALLEAARAGVGILGAGEWLMSTDLRTGTLVRVLPDWAFDVDGGIYLVRPSAQFTPARTTAFIDWIREQFRSNIPWGRAAPGGD; this is encoded by the coding sequence ATGATCGAACTCGATAACGCCCGCATCGACGAGCTTGCCGCTTTGCTGGCGGTGGCGCGCGAAGGTTCTTTTGTTGCCGCAGGACGTGCGCTGGAGCGTCACGCCAGCATCGTCTCCAAACGCATTGCGGCGTTGGAGCAGCGCCTGGGCGTGCGCCTGATCGAACGCACGACGCGCCGCGTGCGACTCACCGAGACGGGCAGCCGGCTTGCCGACAAATTGCGGGCCGCAGGCACCCTGATTCTGGATGCCGAGCAAGAGGCCTCCCAAGGCGCAGCCGAGCTGCGCGGCAAGCTGCGCATTGCGTTTCCCACGGCGATGGGCCGGCAGTGGCTGGCACCGCTGTTGCCCACGTTCATGAAGCGTTATCCCGCATTGCAGGTCGAGGTGAATTACAGCGAACGCTACATCGACCTGGTGGCCGAGGGCTACGACGCGGCAGTGCGGATCGGCGTGCTGCGCGACAGCCGCCTGGTGGCACGCAAACTGGGCGATCACCAGCGCATTCTGTGTGCCTCGCCCGACTACCTTGAACAATATGGGGTGCCCACCACGCCTGCCGACCTGGCCCAGCACAACTGCCTGGAGTTCCAGGGATTTGCGTCGTATCCCGAATGGCATCTGTCCAATGGTGAACGAACCGAATCGGTCACCGCTCGCGGGTCGCTGCGGTCCAACGACAACATGGCGCTGCTGGAAGCGGCGCGTGCAGGCGTTGGGATTCTGGGGGCAGGCGAGTGGTTGATGAGCACCGACTTGCGCACTGGCACATTGGTGCGCGTGTTGCCCGACTGGGCTTTCGATGTTGACGGCGGTATCTATCTGGTGCGGCCCTCGGCGCAATTCACGCCAGCCCGTACCACCGCTTTCATCGACTGGATTCGTGAGCAATTCCGCAGCAACATTCCGTGGGGCAGGGCTGCACCAGGCGGGGACTGA